Within bacterium, the genomic segment CGGTCGTCATCCTCGCGCATCCAGGCGACATAGCCCTTGCCGATGACATAGAGCCACGCCTGGCTCCGCGTTGCCCGGCCGGTGCCCTCACGGCCGTACGCCTCGAGGTAATAGACCCCCGCCTCTTTGGGGATGAAGCTGCGGCTCACGGCCTCAGAGGCGGTTGTGATCGTCACCGAATCGCTGGGCGTATCCACCGCCTTGCTGATCCATTCATATCGGCCGCCGAGACCGGCCTTGTGCACCGAGTGCCACTGCCGCTTGACCAGGCGCACCTTAATACTCTTTCCGGGGGCCGGCGCCCCTTCGGGCGTGACCGTGATCAGATCGAAAGCCAGCGGCTTCATCGCCTCGGCAAAGCTCGTCGCCGGCTTGAGACCGATGTAGAATGAAGCGGGATGGATGGTGATTCTTTCGCTCGAGCCGATCACCTGCCGGCCGGGGCTGGTGACATCGGCGCTGACCGTCAGGGAGAGGGGAAAATCAATTCCGGCCGCCTGCACCGAGGCTGCGAAGCGGGCCTCACCCTGGGCGTCCAGCGTAGCATGCGACTGGGCGAGGACGCGGCCGGAAAAACGGTCGGTCTCATCATCGGACCAATCCATGATGCCGAAAAGGAAGCCTTCATGGCCCTGCGGCCAGAAGGTATCGCGGTCGAGGTAGGCATTCCAGGCCACTTTCTGTCCCGCCAGGGGGGCGCCGAAGAGATAATGGGCCGCGACCCGGGCGGTCACACTGTCGCCGAGTAGAAAGGCGGGAGCCGCACTGCGGACCCGGACCGAAAATTCGGCGGGGCGATAGGCTTCGACACGGAAGCTGGTGTTCATGTAGCTCTCACCCTCCGTGCCGCTGCTGTCGGGGGCATCACTTACCGCCGCTGAGTAGTAACCCAGCGGGGCGGTTCCTGAAAGCTGCAGGTCGTAATCAAAGGAGCCGAATTCGGAGAGGTGGATGGTTTTGTTGACCAGTTCATTGCCGCGGCTGTCATTGATGCGCAGGAGATAATTTCTTTTGGCCGGGACGCTCCAATCGTGATAGCGCTTTTCCCGCATCATGCCCTTGAAGTGGATGATCTCGCCCGCGCGATAGAGGCCACGCTCGGTGAAGAGCACACCCGCGTGCTTGACCGGCTCGGGATTCCATTCGTACTCGATGCCGAAACGGTAGGGGAAAATGCCGGTTCCCCAGTCCGAGGCATTGTACGCGAAATCCTGATCCTTGTACACGAAAACCCACTGCCGCGGTTTCTCCCAGCGCTGGGTAGCGCCTATACCGAGTTCGCGCCACCCCGGGGTCTCACAAAGCCCTTGCGGCCCGGTGGTCCCGCTCCAGAGCTTGCGGTTGGCATCGTCGCGGATTTCGACACGCGCGCCGGCCACCGGCGTCGCGTCCTTGAGATGGGTGACCCAGATCAGATTGTTGAGGGGCGAGAATTTGGCGGAAACGCCGATGTCGGTCACCTGCAGCAGAATGCGGCTCCAACGCACCGGAATCTCCGGATGGGTGGTCAGATCGTCGATCTCGGAGAGCACCACGCCGGTCTTCCGCCCGCCCAGCACCCAGTCCACCTTGAGCGGCTGGGCGCTTTTGACGTTGCGCGGTTGCCGGACCTCCCACATCCGGTCCACCATGAAAAGCGAATCGGGCAGAGGCTTGGCGCGCCCATAAATATCCTCGGGCGATAGCAGCAAGGGAATCAGCCGCTCGGGTGCCACCAGGCCGAGGCGCACCCGGACCCGCTCCTTGTTGACAAAAAATACCGGATAGTTGCGGTCACCGTAAGCCTCGAGTACACCGGGGCCGGTATTCAGCGAGACCCGCGCCGGATAGGCGGCCGTACGAAACGTGTCGTTAACGGCGCGGCTGATGAGATTGCCATAGGTATCCTTCAACCCGCCATCGATGGAAAAGTGGTAGAGGGTTTCGGGAAACAATTCAAGATTCAGACGGACCGTGCCGCTCGCCCAGGTGCGCTCGGCATAGAAATCGGGAATCTTTACCTCGGGCTGAAATTTGAGATGCTGGACCAACTCCGCCGGCGTCACGCGGTTGCTGAACTCAAACTCGATGCCGCTGACCGGGGTGATCCGCCCGCCCTCCTCGCTGCGGCCGGAGGAGATCCCCTTGAACCAGAGATCGCCAACGGTGCTGACGGCGATGCTCCGCGCCTCCGCCAGCCCGAGGGCGCCTTTTCGGGCGAGCAAACCCGGCGCGAGTTTGAGGGTATACTTTTTATTGCGCGCCAGCGGCGCCGCCGGCATCACGGCAATCACCCGCGTGGAATCCTCGCCGAGACGCCAGGAGCGGTGGATCTCCTCGACGGTGGCACGCCGCAGCTGGATGGGGAGGGAACGAACTCCATCGCTGAGGATGAGTTTATCGCCGATGCGGGTGGGATCCATCTCTAGATTGAAGCAGAGTAAAAAGAGGCCGCGCGGATCAAATCCCTGCTCACCGTCTTCAGGCTCCGACTGCAGCAGGAGCGGGCGAAGGGTATTGAAGCTCCAGGAATAGGCTTTGGTCAGGAGGGCACCGCTGAGGGCTTTGGTGCCCGCCGGAACAGTCACCTCGAAGCGGGTGGCGACCGGGAGGGTGTCGAGGGGTGTGAAGGCCAGCGTCCGCGTCCCCATCCAGCGGAATTGGCCTTTGATGGCGGGCGAAATCTTCAGCGGCCCGGAAGCAAGCCCTTCCGGCGTCGCCTTGAGGGCTACCATGGGCTCGCTGAAGGTGACGACAATGCTGAGGGCATCGGTCACGGCGCCGACCGGGCCTTTGGGTGTGACCGAGAGCACCGAGAGCTCGCCGCCGGAGACCATCGCCGCCAGGCTCAACATCAGCAAAAATGTCCTGCACCCTCTCATCCTGACCTCCGCATGAAAATGAATCCCACAGCCATTGAGGAACAGCGGCGGGCCCTTGAGCCCGTCTTTGCGCATTTTAGCAAGATTTACGGCCATTTGCAAGTATTTGTTGCTTGACTTTTTGCGTGCCAAGGTGTATACTGAAGTACTGCAAGCGAAGCGCAAGGAGCGGAGTGGTTCCATTTCCCGGCAGAGGGGCACCGGCCCATGAGCAGCACCAGCGGAGGTTCTCACGCCATCTGGACTTGCGTCTTCGACCCTTGCGGCGATTCCGTCGCGACTATCTCGCTGGTAAAGAACGCCCCGGCTGGCGCAACGCCTGGCCTACCAGATCAAGACTCCGCTCTCCTTGATCCTGCTGGCGGTTCAGCGGCTGTTGATGGAATATCACCGGATGGCATCGGCAAAACCGGATTTTACGACCGCTATCTCAAAAAGATAGTTGAGGAGGCGGCCCGAATCCGAGAACTCACCGATGGTTTTCTCAAATTCGCCCAGATTAAACCTCCCCACCTCTACCGTAAAATGGAGCAACCGGGCATCCGGGGGAAAAGTTTTAGCCCCTCTTTCCCTTTGCAGCATCCACCGCTTTTCTGCCCCGTCGCGCGGATCGCCGCCCCAAACCCCTTTTAGATAAGGCGCTCTTACGACGTCGTATTTTCTTGCGAGAAGATACGGAGATGTTGTATCCGCTCCAGCACCGGCGGATGGGAGTAGGTCAGCCAGACGTAAAAGGGATGCGGGGTAAGATGTGAGAGATTGTCGCGCGAGAGTTTTTTTAGCGCTGAAATCATCGCTTCACTTAGGCCGGAGACGGCGGCAAAATGATCGGCCTGATATTCATGCCGGCGCGATAGCCCGTTCGTCAACGGCCCGAGGATCATCTCGACCGGCGAATAGAGCAAGCCGAAGAAGACCAGACCGGCATAGAGCGAGAGCTGCTCCATCCTGAAAGCCGCATGCAGTTCCACAACGCGGATGAAGAGCGATAGCAGGAAGAACATGATCCCCATATGCACGATGCTGATCAGCATCCCGATCAGGATGTGTTTCTTCTTATAATGGCCGATTTCATGCGCCAGCACCGCGACCAGTTCAACTGTGGTCTGTTTTTCGATCAGTGTATCGAGCAGGACGATACGCTTGTTCCTGCCAAATCCGGTGAAAAAGGCGTTCGATTTGGTTGACCGCTTCGAGCCGTCCATGACAAAAACACCCCTGAGGGGGAAACGCACCTTCTCCGTAAAGGTCAGGATCGCCGTCCTAAGCTCGCCCTCCTCCAGCGGCGTGAATTTATTGAATAGCGGCATGATCCAAGTCGGGGCGACAAAACTCACCAGCAGCGAATACCCCGACGTAACCACCCAGGCATAGAACCACGCCCAGGCCCCCGCATACTGGAAAAAAGCGAGTAGTCCTGCCAGCAATGGCCCGCCCAATACAACCGCCAGCACCAATCCTTTGACCAGGTCGAGGATGAAGGTCTTGACCGTGGTGCGGTTAAAACCGTATTTCGCCTCGATGACGAAGGTGTGATAGACGGTAAAAGGCAGGGAGAGCGCACCGGAGGCGGCCATGAGCAAGCCGATATAGAGCAGGCCGTTGACCAGCGGAGGCCATCCCCAGCCGCGCACCAATTGATCCAGCCAATTGAATCCACCGGCAAACCAGAAGATCAACAGCACGGCCAGATCGAAGGCGGCCGTGATCAGACTGAACACCGTCTTCTCGCGGGTATAGGCCTGCATCCTGGCGTAGGCTTCCGGATCGAACACACCGGCGAACTCGTCAGGCAGCGGCTTCGACAAGGTTCTGAGGTTCAAGCCCTTCGCCACACCGGCCAGCAGGAAATCGGCCAACAAGGCGGCCAGAATGATCAGCGCATAGAGATTCATCGATCCACTCGATTTGGGTCAGGGATTTCGCGGCCGCGTCAGCAGCTCGATGCCGTCAAGAATCTGGCGCATCCGGTCGGGGGAGAGCGTCCCGATTTTTTCGGTCAGCTCCGCTTTGTCCACGGTGAAAAGCTGGGTCACATTGGCAACGCTCGCCTTGGGCAGTCCCGCTTCACCCTTTTTGAGGGTCACATTGCCCGGCGAGCGGCCGCGCTGCAGGTTGGAAGTCAAGGCACAAACAACCACCGTGCGGATCTTGCTGGCATTGAAGAGGTTGTTCTGGATGACGACGTGTGGATGGCGATATCCGGGTCCGGATCCGATTGGGGGCTCCAGGGAAATCCAGTAGACCTCACCCTGCTTGATCACCAGGTATCCTCCAGGAGATGGCGCTGCCGCCGCCGCATATGCGCCAGGTAGCCCTGCTCGCGCGGATCGGGGTCGGAAAAGGCCTCGTCGATCTTCTCCAGAAGGATCTGGTTCTGCAGCTGCTCCAGATAGGCCTCGACGGCCAAAGTGAAGATCTTGCTGCGCGAGAGCGAAAGGTCCTTGGCCAAGGTATCGACCTTGTCGAGGAGCGGTTTCTGAATGGAGATTGCCGTTTTCGCGATTGCCATGTTTATACCTCCTTCATACTATTAGTATACGCTTTTGTTATAATTTTGTCAATACTTTTTTTATACCATTGCGCACAGCCGTGATACGCCTCGTAGAGCCGGCGCGGCGTCATTCAGTGTGGAACGCAAGGGTGCAGACGGCAGGAGCGAGGGGGTACAAGATGGTATGTTGATAGATGAAGCTGGTGTAAAAAGGATGTAGCTGAGGGCTGCGAGTGGGCTCTGTCCACAGGTCGTATGTTAATAGGGGAAGCTTGGTGCAAGAAAGGATGTAGCAGGCTGGAGAGATTTTTAGCGCTTTCTCCTGGCCTATTTTCGAAGATATGCCAGGAGAAAGCATGGCCTGCCATTTTTGTCGATCGGGCCCCAACGATTCTGGATGACGCGCGTGAATTTCAGAGATTCTCAATCAGCCTGACTCAGGAGGTATTGGCCAGATATTTCCAGCGGAACCATCCCGGCAGGAAATATAACAACGCGTACGAAGCAGCTTTCAGCGGATTCTGGATTAACCGGAAACCCTATGCAGTAGCCGTTTTCTGACAAAAAAACCTAGCCGTCCATGACCGCCGGCTATTGTGGACCGTCTGCGTCGCCCACTACAGCGTTTTTTGTCTGCTTTTCCGAGAATGCGGCCACAATGCTCTTTGCTATAATAGCCATAATGCAGCGTCCACCATTTATCAAGACGAGTGTATATGACAGTTTGGCTGAAGTGACGCGCCCGGCCCAAGCAAGCGCTTTTCTCCGCCTTTGATATCTTTAGGTATTTGGGAGCGAGGGGAGAGGTAGATCCAATTTGTGAAAAATGCCTAATAAAGCCTGCTTTATTACATAACGGCGGGCGCCA encodes:
- a CDS encoding MG2 domain-containing protein, yielding MRGCRTFLLMLSLAAMVSGGELSVLSVTPKGPVGAVTDALSIVVTFSEPMVALKATPEGLASGPLKISPAIKGQFRWMGTRTLAFTPLDTLPVATRFEVTVPAGTKALSGALLTKAYSWSFNTLRPLLLQSEPEDGEQGFDPRGLFLLCFNLEMDPTRIGDKLILSDGVRSLPIQLRRATVEEIHRSWRLGEDSTRVIAVMPAAPLARNKKYTLKLAPGLLARKGALGLAEARSIAVSTVGDLWFKGISSGRSEEGGRITPVSGIEFEFSNRVTPAELVQHLKFQPEVKIPDFYAERTWASGTVRLNLELFPETLYHFSIDGGLKDTYGNLISRAVNDTFRTAAYPARVSLNTGPGVLEAYGDRNYPVFFVNKERVRVRLGLVAPERLIPLLLSPEDIYGRAKPLPDSLFMVDRMWEVRQPRNVKSAQPLKVDWVLGGRKTGVVLSEIDDLTTHPEIPVRWSRILLQVTDIGVSAKFSPLNNLIWVTHLKDATPVAGARVEIRDDANRKLWSGTTGPQGLCETPGWRELGIGATQRWEKPRQWVFVYKDQDFAYNASDWGTGIFPYRFGIEYEWNPEPVKHAGVLFTERGLYRAGEIIHFKGMMREKRYHDWSVPAKRNYLLRINDSRGNELVNKTIHLSEFGSFDYDLQLSGTAPLGYYSAAVSDAPDSSGTEGESYMNTSFRVEAYRPAEFSVRVRSAAPAFLLGDSVTARVAAHYLFGAPLAGQKVAWNAYLDRDTFWPQGHEGFLFGIMDWSDDETDRFSGRVLAQSHATLDAQGEARFAASVQAAGIDFPLSLTVSADVTSPGRQVIGSSERITIHPASFYIGLKPATSFAEAMKPLAFDLITVTPEGAPAPGKSIKVRLVKRQWHSVHKAGLGGRYEWISKAVDTPSDSVTITTASEAVSRSFIPKEAGVYYLEAYGREGTGRATRSQAWLYVIGKGYVAWMREDDDRIELVADRTGYKPGQTARVMVKSPFESAQALVTLEREGIMSQQVVTLTGSTPTLEIPLTRKYLPNVFVSVILLRGRAGNALFSEEGEDVGRPAFKIGYVNLPVDPGDQHLKVAVQAERSDYLPGTPVTLDIDVKDAAGEPSAAEVTLAVVDRGVLDLINYELPDPFDVFYGNRPLSVQTSETRLHIVEQRNYGEKGEKRGGGGAEGYSSEMDLRKNFKATAYWNPALDVDATGHARVTFKLPDNLTTFKIMAVANSIASEFGYASSEIKVNQPLMLLATLPRFARIGDTFEAGAVIHNYSGEAGEATLNLEVSGLELQGPSAVTVTVPRNGSQEVRYSFRAVKEGTATFRFRCQMAGSSDALERSIPVEVPGVRETVALYERAGGSAAQILEIPQAAHKELSTLEVSLASTALSELSGPFEYLMYYPYECLEQRLSRALPVLVSGDLVDAFGLQTKGAKEYKSIARSVLADLGRFRTEEGGFAIWPGSNYSSPFVTAYAAWAMTLAQKAGYDVDEALLTDALTFIKNVLKGEYYQATPYNQASWQTTHALMLYVLALNGQAEASALDRLIGAKTPMTTTGKAWLLKTVSLLGRKDDSRARLTQELLNKIRVSPTEVHFAAENEAPWIYDSDVRTTAVVLQALLETGATFPQAGQAVAWLMTERREGHWSNTQENFFVLYALSEYLKKNEAETPRFTARVRLAGQEVMSALFAGRSVAVERRVLPLSAYPEKKVQAEISKEGPGTLYYGLRMSYYPLKYDDTREEGITVFKVMEPLTSGQKVSEKIPAGEVVKVTLTVVVPQARHYVVVDDPLPAGLEAVQVTFATTSAATARMEEDESAGEEWWSGFTHIEKQDDRVLLFADWLPEGVHTYTYLMRATTPGTFTLPPTRAEEMYKPEVYGRTMGGKVRVE
- a CDS encoding M48 family metallopeptidase produces the protein MNLYALIILAALLADFLLAGVAKGLNLRTLSKPLPDEFAGVFDPEAYARMQAYTREKTVFSLITAAFDLAVLLIFWFAGGFNWLDQLVRGWGWPPLVNGLLYIGLLMAASGALSLPFTVYHTFVIEAKYGFNRTTVKTFILDLVKGLVLAVVLGGPLLAGLLAFFQYAGAWAWFYAWVVTSGYSLLVSFVAPTWIMPLFNKFTPLEEGELRTAILTFTEKVRFPLRGVFVMDGSKRSTKSNAFFTGFGRNKRIVLLDTLIEKQTTVELVAVLAHEIGHYKKKHILIGMLISIVHMGIMFFLLSLFIRVVELHAAFRMEQLSLYAGLVFFGLLYSPVEMILGPLTNGLSRRHEYQADHFAAVSGLSEAMISALKKLSRDNLSHLTPHPFYVWLTYSHPPVLERIQHLRIFSQENTTS
- a CDS encoding type II toxin-antitoxin system PemK/MazF family toxin, with translation MVIKQGEVYWISLEPPIGSGPGYRHPHVVIQNNLFNASKIRTVVVCALTSNLQRGRSPGNVTLKKGEAGLPKASVANVTQLFTVDKAELTEKIGTLSPDRMRQILDGIELLTRPRNP
- a CDS encoding ribbon-helix-helix protein, CopG family yields the protein MAIAKTAISIQKPLLDKVDTLAKDLSLSRSKIFTLAVEAYLEQLQNQILLEKIDEAFSDPDPREQGYLAHMRRRQRHLLEDTW